CTACGAAGGGCGTATTCGTCTTCCAACCGATCCGACCATTCCTCCACGTCTGTTAAGCGGTTTCGTTTCCGATGCTCTCGAATCAGGTTTAGGAACTGATTCCGGCAAAGACTGTTCAGCCATCCTGCAATACTGGCTTCTTGTCTAACAGTATCCAAAAACCGGATGGCCCGCTCGTATGCATCACCAGCATACCGCTCCACTTCCACTTCACTCAAGTGACGATTTTGCAAATACTTAGCAGAAAAGTATCGCATAATAAAGCAATACACATATAAGTCCACCAATGGCTTAAGACGAGGAACACGCCCTTTTCGCCAAGTCAAAAAAAGTTGACTTGCAGCGTCGCTGTCGTCTAAATGAAAAGGGAGTTGGGCAGCCAGCTCCTCTATAGCGCCAAAACCTATATCCGAGGGCATAAGGCAAGGATTAAAATTCCGGTGGTGGTACAATTGTCGTTATGACACACGACAAAACTAAAGATGGAACAAACCAAAGATTGGTTTATTCTTCACAAACTAAATATCGAAATAATTCCACTCCTTTACAAGTAGTATTTCCACTAAAATACCAGATTTTTATTCCCGGGTACTCTCTTCTACAGTGGATACAGGCCCTGCTATGGAAGTTGGAAAGATTTGCTTAAGGCCAATGTGAACAGCAAATGGTATAATTCACCAAAACGGTGGTCTCAGATTCGTTCCATGAAGAGAATGAGCTAAAAATCCGAAACAGAATTATAGACTCTCATCAAGCGTTCAATGTCCCGTAACCGACGCTCGATCTGACTCCGCTCTTTGGGATCATCTATTTCGGGGTTGTCTTGAAGTTCATAGAGCCGTTTTAGTTTCTCTGCTTGTTCGGCTTTTAGTTCTTGTAAGCGATTTTGGGGACCAACTGGCCGTTCTTCGGGAGCAGCGACGTCACTGACACCAAAAACAGAAATCCAAAACTTGAGCATTTTATTCATAGCTGAAGACAATTTAAGGCGTAGATGACCTTATGAGCAGGCCCGGCAAACGTTTTAAGTTACGCATTTCTAAAAGAACTTTGGTGCTTCATACGGTTTTCCCTTTTACGAAAATCGCAGTTTATACGAGTCTATTATGCTTTATCACCAATTCAGGGCCTAACGGCCAAGAAAATAGCCTTTTCGTTTTGATCTGGCCTATGCCACATGTAATTTATACGTTTAAAACTTCTTGATTAAGATACATGAAAGCTCCTGCACTCTCACCGGGCGATACCATCGCCATCATTGCGCCAGCCAGTGCTCCCCGGAGTATGGAAGTTTATCACCTTGGCCTTGCGCGGCTCAAGGAACGCGGTTATCATATTTTACCCCTCAGAGATCAAATCACCCCA
This Bacteroidetes Order II. bacterium DNA region includes the following protein-coding sequences:
- a CDS encoding sigma-70 family RNA polymerase sigma factor; translation: MPSDIGFGAIEELAAQLPFHLDDSDAASQLFLTWRKGRVPRLKPLVDLYVYCFIMRYFSAKYLQNRHLSEVEVERYAGDAYERAIRFLDTVRQEASIAGWLNSLCRNQFLNLIREHRKRNRLTDVEEWSDRLEDEYALRSFDTPFFIAVIHQAIQKLPEFLKATGHYRFIEYWEFDQIAEAIQKTIPTVRAYCHKIVDRFKQNPHLRELIIRHKEK